The Lutibacter sp. Hel_I_33_5 genome has a window encoding:
- the porU gene encoding type IX secretion system sortase PorU → MKKNALLFFFLIQCFYGFTQVTKSVLSEGTWFKFSIDTTGVFKIDKNLLGQIGVDVNNIDPRKIHIYGNGGNLLPNLNSAPRYDDLKENAIYIEGEGDGSFDANDFILFYAKGPHDWVVDSVNKTAKHRQNIYSDKGYYFIKVDASNGKRVTNKTPLTNTSTQQLTTFNDFVFYEKEQVNLFAAGSQWFGESFAVENKQNFKIPFNNSVQNSAITVNVNVVSASTSTTFFDVTLNNQNNFKMGLPLISPSGLTKAGTTFKSITFNNSANEIDVVMTYDNAGNPSSKAYLDYIEIIGEKQLIVNDKQFSFRNFNQATLTGIAEYSIQNATNIFQLWDVTDPINPAKINNESSGGNFTFKSNNGVLKEFIVLNESDFYVPEAIKDGKVANQNLHGLQDVNYLVITSSELSEQAQRLADYHQENSNLTSKVVILEEIYNEFASGSKDITGIRDFIKHLYSTNTVADKKLKYVCFFGDASYDYKDRITENNNIIPVYEAFNSFNLAFSYVTDDYFVMLEDDEGIMRSSDTVDVTSGRIPVSDLQQAKEVVDKILSYYNLDSFGDWRNTVTFLADDIDANSDISLQSGVEKIADSVRSKKPIFNVNKIYADAFKQENSSGGERYPQVSNAITNAIEKGTLLLDYFGHGGEDGFASERFLEKTQIQSFNNPKTLPLLVTVTCEFSRFDNPNRETAGELTFWNPNGGAVSMITTTREVFISTGQSFNEDLVEILLEFNDEDLTIAESLAKAKNEFPGSIQKFFIYYFGDPAMKLAIPQPNVKITKMNGVDITQKIDTLKALSNVSFEGVVTNNSNNTLTDFNGTLSTIIFDKPIEKSTLDNDGFGIKNLFDTQDSKMFRGKSTVQNGKFKFDFIVPKDIKVAFGNGKLSFYAENGKIDKAGSNFDIIVGGINKNAPDDSVGPEVNLFMNDESFIDGGNVNASPNIIVKLSDISGINTSITAIDHDIVAVLDGDDSNPIVLNDFYETELNDFTKGKVTYKLRDLSVGNHTLKIKAWDTYNNSSEATLNFVVVSDAIFNLENVLNYPNPFVNYTEFWFNHNKPNEPLEVQVQIFTVSGKLIKTINQTITTTGNLSRSITWNGLDDFGNRIGKGVYIYKLKVKSTINNLSAEKYEKLVILQ, encoded by the coding sequence ATGAAAAAAAACGCACTACTATTTTTCTTTTTAATCCAATGTTTTTATGGATTCACTCAAGTAACAAAATCTGTTTTATCAGAAGGAACTTGGTTCAAGTTTTCTATTGATACTACCGGAGTATTTAAAATTGACAAAAACTTGTTAGGTCAAATAGGAGTTGATGTTAATAATATAGATCCCAGAAAAATTCACATCTATGGAAATGGTGGAAATTTATTGCCAAATTTAAATAGTGCTCCTAGATATGATGATTTAAAAGAGAATGCTATATATATAGAAGGAGAAGGTGATGGTTCTTTTGATGCGAACGATTTTATTCTTTTTTATGCAAAAGGCCCTCATGATTGGGTAGTAGATTCAGTAAATAAAACAGCAAAACATAGGCAAAATATATATTCAGATAAAGGGTATTACTTTATTAAGGTTGATGCTAGTAATGGAAAAAGAGTTACAAACAAAACTCCTTTAACCAACACTTCAACACAGCAACTAACAACGTTCAATGATTTTGTTTTTTATGAAAAAGAACAAGTAAATTTATTTGCAGCAGGATCACAATGGTTTGGTGAGAGTTTTGCTGTAGAAAATAAGCAAAATTTTAAAATACCATTTAATAATTCAGTACAAAATAGTGCTATTACTGTAAATGTAAATGTAGTATCTGCTTCTACTAGCACTACATTTTTTGATGTTACTTTGAATAATCAAAATAATTTTAAAATGGGATTGCCTTTAATTTCTCCAAGCGGATTAACAAAAGCGGGTACAACATTTAAATCAATTACGTTTAATAATTCAGCTAACGAAATTGATGTTGTCATGACCTATGATAATGCCGGAAATCCTTCCTCAAAAGCATATTTAGATTATATTGAGATAATAGGAGAAAAACAATTAATAGTTAATGATAAACAATTTTCATTTAGAAATTTTAATCAAGCAACTTTAACAGGGATTGCGGAATATAGTATTCAAAATGCTACTAATATTTTTCAACTTTGGGATGTAACTGATCCTATTAATCCAGCAAAAATCAATAATGAAAGCTCGGGAGGAAACTTTACTTTTAAATCTAATAACGGAGTTTTAAAAGAGTTTATAGTTTTAAATGAATCAGATTTTTACGTTCCAGAAGCAATAAAAGACGGAAAAGTAGCCAATCAAAATTTACACGGTTTACAAGATGTAAATTATTTAGTAATTACTAGTTCAGAACTTTCAGAACAAGCACAGCGTTTAGCAGATTATCATCAAGAAAACTCAAACTTAACTTCCAAAGTAGTAATTCTGGAAGAAATATATAATGAATTCGCTTCAGGATCTAAAGATATTACAGGGATAAGAGATTTTATTAAACATCTATATTCAACAAATACAGTTGCAGATAAGAAATTAAAATACGTTTGTTTTTTTGGTGATGCTTCCTACGATTATAAAGATAGAATTACAGAGAATAATAATATAATTCCTGTCTATGAGGCATTTAATAGCTTTAATCTAGCGTTTTCTTATGTTACAGACGACTATTTTGTGATGTTAGAAGATGATGAAGGTATTATGCGAAGTTCTGATACTGTAGATGTTACATCAGGAAGAATACCAGTTTCAGATTTGCAGCAAGCAAAAGAAGTTGTAGATAAAATATTGAGTTATTATAATTTAGATTCATTTGGAGACTGGCGAAATACAGTTACTTTTTTAGCAGATGATATAGATGCAAATTCTGATATTTCATTACAAAGCGGTGTAGAAAAAATTGCAGACTCAGTAAGAAGCAAAAAACCAATTTTTAATGTAAATAAAATCTATGCAGATGCCTTTAAGCAAGAAAACTCTTCGGGTGGAGAACGATATCCACAAGTAAGTAATGCAATTACAAATGCAATCGAAAAAGGGACTTTATTATTAGATTATTTTGGTCACGGAGGAGAAGATGGGTTTGCATCAGAACGATTTTTAGAGAAAACACAAATTCAATCTTTTAACAATCCTAAAACGTTACCATTACTTGTAACTGTAACTTGTGAATTTTCTAGGTTTGATAACCCAAATAGGGAAACGGCTGGAGAATTAACTTTTTGGAATCCAAATGGTGGTGCGGTAAGTATGATTACAACTACAAGAGAAGTTTTTATTTCTACAGGACAGAGTTTTAATGAAGATTTAGTAGAGATTTTATTAGAATTTAATGATGAAGATTTAACAATAGCAGAGTCTTTAGCAAAAGCAAAAAATGAGTTTCCAGGTTCAATTCAAAAATTCTTTATTTATTATTTTGGCGATCCAGCTATGAAATTGGCAATTCCACAACCAAATGTAAAGATTACCAAAATGAATGGTGTTGATATTACTCAGAAAATAGATACACTTAAAGCCTTGTCTAATGTTAGTTTTGAAGGAGTCGTAACAAATAACTCAAATAATACGCTTACAGATTTTAACGGAACTTTATCTACTATAATTTTTGACAAACCTATAGAGAAATCAACATTAGATAATGATGGATTTGGAATAAAAAACCTTTTTGATACCCAAGACAGTAAAATGTTTAGAGGGAAATCTACAGTTCAGAATGGAAAATTTAAGTTTGATTTTATTGTGCCAAAAGATATAAAAGTTGCTTTTGGAAATGGGAAGTTAAGTTTTTATGCAGAAAATGGAAAAATTGATAAAGCAGGCTCAAATTTTGATATTATTGTAGGAGGAATCAATAAAAATGCACCCGATGATTCAGTTGGTCCTGAAGTCAATTTATTTATGAATGATGAATCCTTTATAGATGGAGGGAATGTAAATGCGTCGCCAAATATTATTGTAAAGCTGTCAGATATTAGTGGAATAAATACCTCAATTACTGCAATAGATCACGATATAGTTGCCGTGTTAGATGGAGATGATTCTAATCCGATAGTGCTAAATGACTTTTACGAAACCGAATTAAACGACTTTACAAAAGGGAAAGTAACTTATAAACTAAGAGATTTATCAGTAGGTAATCATACCTTGAAAATTAAAGCGTGGGACACGTACAATAATTCATCAGAAGCTACGTTAAACTTCGTGGTAGTAAGCGACGCGATCTTTAATTTAGAGAATGTTTTAAACTATCCAAACCCGTTTGTAAACTATACAGAATTTTGGTTTAATCATAACAAACCAAACGAACCTTTAGAAGTTCAAGTTCAAATATTTACAGTATCAGGTAAATTGATTAAAACAATTAATCAAACCATTACAACAACGGGGAATTTATCAAGGTCAATCACCTGGAATGGTTTAGATGATTTTGGTAATAGAATAGGAAAAGGAGTATATATTTATAAATTAAAAGTGAAATCAACCATTAATAATCTATCAGCAGAGAAGTACGAAAAATTAGTAATACTTCAATAA
- the gldJ gene encoding gliding motility lipoprotein GldJ, which translates to MKYLLKLTLLITAGVILTGCNSASKGKSTLTGWNFNDPRYGNYLKGKTFGGQDAPGGMVAIEGGTFTMGQVQDDVMFDWNTTPQTMHVRSFYMDESEVTNSEYLLYLQVTKDVFPPSEEKYKHIYNAALPDTLVWRKSLGNTDLLSENYLRHPAYADYPVVGVSYLQAVQYCKWRTNAVNIKRLIDRGVLKNVLAVDTIRNYFDTDVYLENPKLLFKGDSTVYKRGLPDNKVRQRGQPKPPKGSFTGRQVTSADGILAQKFRLPTEAEWEYAAKSVIENREYNTIRGRKKYAWNGKYTRDKSKRYKGDHLANFKQSKGDYSGLAGWSTDGSDIPIKVKSYPPNAFGLYDMSGNVSEWVADVYRPIIDAEANDFNYFRGNIFTKKLIGEDGKVVIVGDSNNALVEYDTLPDGKIIPKNLPGTIKYVPQTKDETYMRRNYRVSDNVNKNDGDRNSTRHFEEDEDRFASKARMYNSPLKPENDIDVDTGRKIKKYDEAKRTTLISNQTRVVKGGSWNDREYWLDPSQRRYLPEYMSANYIGFRCVSDIVGPLTFKKRKARNPSRN; encoded by the coding sequence ATGAAATACTTATTAAAATTAACTTTATTGATTACCGCTGGAGTTATATTAACTGGCTGTAACAGCGCCTCTAAAGGCAAATCTACATTAACAGGATGGAACTTTAATGATCCTAGATATGGTAACTATTTAAAAGGAAAAACTTTTGGAGGACAAGATGCTCCAGGCGGAATGGTTGCTATAGAGGGAGGTACTTTTACCATGGGACAAGTTCAAGATGATGTTATGTTTGACTGGAATACTACTCCGCAAACCATGCACGTTCGTTCTTTTTATATGGATGAATCTGAAGTTACAAACTCAGAATATTTATTATACCTACAGGTAACTAAAGATGTTTTTCCACCAAGTGAAGAAAAATACAAACATATTTATAATGCAGCTTTACCTGACACCTTGGTTTGGAGAAAAAGTTTAGGAAATACCGATTTATTATCCGAAAACTATTTAAGACATCCCGCATATGCGGATTACCCTGTAGTTGGTGTAAGTTATTTACAAGCAGTACAATATTGTAAATGGCGAACTAACGCTGTAAATATCAAAAGATTAATTGATAGAGGTGTTTTAAAAAATGTTTTAGCAGTTGATACAATTAGAAATTATTTCGATACCGATGTTTATTTAGAAAACCCAAAATTATTATTTAAAGGAGACTCCACAGTTTATAAAAGAGGCTTACCAGATAATAAAGTAAGACAACGAGGTCAACCAAAACCTCCAAAAGGCTCATTTACTGGAAGACAAGTTACTTCGGCTGATGGTATTCTTGCACAAAAATTTAGGCTTCCAACTGAAGCAGAATGGGAATATGCAGCAAAGTCAGTTATAGAAAATAGAGAGTACAATACCATAAGAGGTAGAAAAAAATATGCTTGGAATGGTAAATATACAAGAGACAAATCTAAACGATATAAAGGAGATCATTTAGCAAACTTTAAACAGAGTAAAGGTGATTATAGTGGATTAGCTGGATGGAGTACAGATGGTTCTGATATTCCTATAAAAGTAAAATCATACCCTCCAAATGCATTTGGTTTATATGATATGTCTGGAAATGTTTCTGAATGGGTTGCTGATGTTTATCGTCCTATTATAGATGCTGAAGCAAATGACTTCAATTACTTTAGAGGAAATATATTTACGAAAAAGTTAATTGGAGAAGATGGTAAAGTTGTTATTGTTGGAGATTCTAACAATGCTTTAGTAGAATACGATACATTACCTGACGGGAAAATTATTCCGAAAAACTTACCAGGAACAATAAAATATGTACCACAAACAAAAGACGAAACATACATGAGAAGAAACTATAGAGTTTCTGATAATGTAAACAAAAACGATGGAGATAGAAACTCTACAAGACATTTTGAAGAAGATGAGGATAGATTTGCTTCTAAAGCAAGAATGTATAATTCTCCTTTAAAACCAGAAAATGATATTGATGTAGATACTGGAAGAAAAATCAAGAAATATGATGAAGCAAAAAGGACAACACTAATAAGTAACCAAACAAGGGTTGTAAAAGGTGGTTCTTGGAATGATAGAGAATACTGGTTAGACCCTTCTCAAAGACGTTATTTACCAGAATATATGTCTGCTAACTATATTGGATTTAGATGTGTTTCTGATATTGTTGGCCCTTTAACTTTTAAGAAAAGAAAAGCAAGAAATCCTTCTAGAAATTAA
- a CDS encoding N-acetylglucosamine kinase: MVLIADGGSTKADWIALDENKNEVFRTRTLGLNPAVVAKEELNNRIVNMFQLINIKDEVKEIHFYGAGCGTQKPIEILRDVMSSIFSNATINIAEDLLAAVYASSGNNPAIVAILGTGSNSCYYNGNDTEMLVASLGYTVMDEASGNYFGKQLLRDFFYNKMPKQIAKEFNNQFNLDEDEIKMNLYRKPNPNMYLASFAKFMFEFKEEKYTKRLIKKGFQEFFKYKVLPFNKGKETPIYFIGSIAFYFRDILEKVARKNNLVITDVIQRPIDNLLEYHKNLN; this comes from the coding sequence ATGGTTTTAATTGCAGATGGAGGTTCTACAAAAGCAGATTGGATTGCTTTAGATGAAAACAAAAATGAAGTATTTAGAACAAGAACATTAGGTTTGAATCCTGCTGTTGTTGCAAAAGAAGAATTAAACAATAGAATTGTAAATATGTTTCAACTCATCAATATAAAAGATGAGGTAAAAGAAATTCATTTTTATGGCGCAGGTTGTGGAACTCAAAAACCAATAGAGATTTTACGAGACGTAATGTCATCTATCTTTAGTAATGCAACTATAAATATTGCTGAAGATTTACTTGCCGCTGTATACGCTTCTTCAGGAAACAACCCTGCTATCGTTGCTATACTTGGTACAGGGTCTAATAGTTGTTATTATAATGGTAATGATACAGAAATGTTAGTTGCATCATTAGGGTATACTGTAATGGATGAAGCAAGTGGGAATTATTTTGGAAAGCAATTGTTACGTGATTTTTTCTATAATAAAATGCCTAAACAAATAGCAAAGGAATTTAATAATCAGTTTAATTTAGATGAAGATGAAATTAAAATGAATCTTTATCGAAAGCCAAATCCGAATATGTATTTAGCCTCTTTTGCCAAATTCATGTTTGAATTTAAAGAAGAGAAATATACAAAAAGACTAATTAAAAAAGGATTTCAAGAGTTTTTTAAATATAAGGTTCTTCCATTTAATAAAGGAAAAGAAACACCAATCTATTTTATTGGTTCAATAGCTTTTTATTTTAGAGATATTTTAGAAAAAGTTGCAAGAAAGAATAACTTAGTAATTACTGATGTTATCCAAAGGCCAATAGATAATCTTTTAGAATATCATAAAAACCTTAATTAG
- the murF gene encoding UDP-N-acetylmuramoyl-tripeptide--D-alanyl-D-alanine ligase — protein MKIETLYKLYSQHYLVDTDTRKIRENTFFFALKGDNFNGNKFAEEALKKGASYSIVDEKEYKTSENIILVDNVLEVLQQLANFHRKSLNIPIIGLTGSNGKTTTKELINSVLSKKHQTTATLGNLNNHIGVPLTLLSMTPNTEIGIVEMGANHLKEIELLSSICEPDYGYITNFGKAHLEGFGSIEGVIKGKSELYDFLINNNKTAFINPNDKIQVEKSKKLKTIPFENSITYKDVNPFVKLSYKNDKIQTSLIGTYNFNNIAAAITIGEYFKVKDIDIISAIENYQPNNNRSQVIQKKSNKIILDAYNANPTSMKAALESFNNQKDKNKTVILGDMFELGMESKEEHQEIANLCNELNFNTVFLVGDNFYQTKTTSLKFEKFNDLNEYLKSKSFKNSSILIKGSRGMRLEKLLDIID, from the coding sequence ATGAAAATTGAAACACTCTATAAATTATATTCTCAACATTATTTAGTTGATACCGACACCCGAAAAATAAGAGAGAACACATTTTTCTTTGCTTTAAAAGGTGATAATTTTAATGGAAATAAATTTGCAGAAGAAGCATTAAAAAAAGGAGCATCATATAGTATTGTTGATGAAAAAGAATATAAAACTTCTGAAAATATTATTCTAGTTGATAATGTTTTAGAAGTATTACAGCAATTAGCTAACTTTCATAGAAAGTCTCTCAACATTCCTATTATTGGTCTAACGGGCAGTAACGGAAAAACTACTACCAAGGAATTAATAAATAGTGTTTTAAGTAAAAAACATCAAACAACAGCTACTTTAGGTAATTTAAACAATCATATCGGAGTACCCCTCACCTTACTTTCTATGACACCAAATACTGAAATTGGCATCGTAGAAATGGGCGCAAATCACTTAAAAGAAATTGAATTATTATCAAGTATTTGCGAACCTGATTACGGTTATATTACCAACTTTGGAAAAGCACATTTAGAAGGTTTCGGAAGTATAGAAGGCGTTATTAAAGGAAAATCTGAATTATATGACTTTCTAATAAATAATAATAAAACTGCTTTTATTAATCCTAATGATAAAATTCAAGTTGAAAAATCAAAGAAGTTAAAAACTATCCCATTCGAAAATTCGATTACCTATAAAGATGTGAATCCATTTGTAAAATTATCTTATAAAAACGATAAAATTCAAACTTCATTAATAGGGACATATAACTTTAATAATATAGCAGCAGCAATTACAATTGGTGAGTATTTTAAAGTTAAAGATATTGATATCATTTCTGCGATTGAAAATTACCAACCGAATAATAATCGTTCTCAAGTTATTCAGAAAAAATCCAACAAAATTATATTGGATGCATATAACGCTAACCCTACCAGTATGAAAGCTGCCTTAGAAAGTTTTAACAATCAAAAAGATAAAAACAAAACTGTTATTCTTGGTGATATGTTTGAATTAGGCATGGAAAGTAAAGAAGAACATCAAGAAATTGCAAATCTATGTAATGAATTAAACTTTAATACTGTTTTTTTAGTTGGAGATAATTTTTATCAGACGAAAACAACATCACTTAAGTTTGAAAAATTTAATGACCTTAATGAATATTTAAAATCAAAATCTTTTAAAAATAGTTCAATTTTAATTAAAGGATCAAGAGGAATGAGATTAGAAAAATTATTGGATATAATTGACTAA